The proteins below are encoded in one region of Rana temporaria chromosome 2, aRanTem1.1, whole genome shotgun sequence:
- the LOC120928390 gene encoding basic salivary proline-rich protein 3-like: protein MKEKITGGHGGKPPSEGRPPRKTPIRRGDHRGKPPSGGETTEENPHQEGRPPSKTPIRRGDHRAKPPSGGETTEQNPHQEGRPPSKTLIRRGDHRAKPSSGGETTEQNPHQEGRPPSKTPSGGETTEQNPIRGETTEENPIRRGDHRGKPHQEGRPPSKTLIRRGDHRGKPPSGGETTEQNPHQRGDHRGKPPSEGRPPRKTPSGGETTEENPIRRGDHRAKPPSGGETTEQNPHQEGRPPSKTPIRRGDHRAKPPSEGRPQRKTPSGGETTEENPIRRGDHRGKPHQEGRPPRKTPSEGRPPRKTPSEGRPPRKTPSERRPRKKPSGNAGMQ from the coding sequence ATGAAGGAAAAAATTACTGGGGGTCATGGAGGAAAACCCCCATCAGAGGGGAGACCACCGAGGAAAACCCCCATCAGGAGGGGAGACCACCGAGGAAAACCCCCATCAGGAGGGGAGACCACCGAGGAAAACCCCCATCAGGAGGGGAGACCACCGAGCAAAACCCCCATCAGGAGGGGAGACCACCGAGCAAAACCCCCATCAGGAGGGGAGACCACCGAGCAAAACCCCCATCAGGAGGGGAGACCACCGAGCAAAACCCTCATCAGGAGGGGAGACCACCGAGCAAAACCCTCATCAGGAGGGGAGACCACCGAGCAAAACCCTCATCAGGAGGGGAGACCACCAAGCAAAACCCCATCAGGAGGGGAGACCACCGAGCAAAACCCCATCAGAGGGGAGACCACCGAGGAAAACCCCATCAGGAGGGGAGACCACCGAGGAAAACCCCATCAGGAGGGGAGACCACCGAGCAAAACCCTCATCAGGAGGGGAGACCACCGAGGAAAACCCCCATCAGGAGGGGAGACCACCGAGCAAAACCCCCATCAGAGGGGAGACCACCGAGGAAAACCCCCATCAGAGGGGAGACCACCGAGGAAAACCCCATCAGGAGGGGAGACCACCGAGGAAAACCCCATCAGGAGGGGAGACCACCGAGCAAAACCCCCATCAGGAGGGGAGACCACCGAGCAAAACCCCCATCAGGAGGGGAGACCACCGAGCAAAACCCCCATCAGGAGGGGAGACCACCGAGCAAAACCCCCATCAGAGGGGAGACCACAGAGGAAAACCCCATCAGGAGGGGAGACCACAGAGGAAAACCCCATCAGGAGGGGAGACCACAGAGGAAAACCCCACCAGGAGGGGAGACCACCGAGGAAAACCCCATCAGAGGGGAGACCACCGAGGAAAACCCCATCAGAGGGGAGACCACCGAGGAAAACCCCATCAGAAAGGAGACCACGGAAGAAACCATCGGGGAATGCAGGTATGCAATAA